In Leucobacter denitrificans, the genomic window GAACCACACTGGGCGCGATGGAGGGCACCTATTGACTGAGATCCTCAGACTCGAACACGTAGATTTCATACGGAGTCACCGCCACATACTTTCGGACATTAACTTCACTGTAAATGCCGGTGAACATTGGGCACTAATTGGGCCAAATGGTGCGGGGAAAAGCACCATCATGAGCATGTGCGGTGCCGTCAATCACCCCTCGGGCGGCTACGTATACGTGCTCGGGCACCGGCTAGGTCGCGTCGACATTCGTTTTCTCCGTCAAAAGATCGGCCATGTGAACCCCAGGCATCCGTTGAGATCTGCCCTCACGGGGCGGCAAGTTATGCTTACTGGACTCACCGGAACCACCGAGCTCATGGTGCGTTGGGAATCCGACGTCGACGCCGAGTCTCGTGCCGATGAACTTGTTGGACTACTCGGAATGCATGACCTCCAACATCGAAACTGGGAAACCATG contains:
- a CDS encoding ABC transporter ATP-binding protein; translated protein: MTEILRLEHVDFIRSHRHILSDINFTVNAGEHWALIGPNGAGKSTIMSMCGAVNHPSGGYVYVLGHRLGRVDIRFLRQKIGHVNPRHPLRSALTGRQVMLTGLTGTTELMVRWESDVDAESRADELVGLLGMHDLQHRNWETMSQGERGRTLIARALMSDPPLLLLDEPSTGLDVAAREEFLATVDELHELQPELATVLVTHHLEELPETTTHAMLIRDGRVHASGAATEVLTTELVSECFSYPIKIDHQDGRWQARAMRVRSKVTA